One genomic segment of Streptomyces liangshanensis includes these proteins:
- a CDS encoding aromatase/cyclase, with amino-acid sequence MSNIEVTHRIDVSASAESVHRIVADVGLWPLYFPPTVRAERVSGDDTDERIRIWAVANGRLRTWESRRITDGRRVRFEQIRPSAPVAALGGEWSVEERGSGRCAVVLDHHYRAVDDDPVQLDLIARAVEHNSVSELAHLKRAAERGESEKELLLDFEDTEIIAGSLEDTYDFLYDVGKWPERVPHVARIELREDTPGLQHMEMDTISPDGSLHTTVSGRVCDPSRRIVYKQTKLPPVLQAHNGEWTFESTQDGSVRVTSRHQVILDPDGIAALPEPPASLDAAKAAVRHALGSNSRATLARARQFVESR; translated from the coding sequence ATGAGCAACATCGAGGTGACCCACCGGATCGACGTGTCGGCGTCCGCGGAGTCGGTGCACCGCATCGTCGCCGACGTCGGCCTGTGGCCGCTGTACTTCCCGCCGACGGTACGGGCCGAGCGTGTGTCGGGCGACGACACCGACGAGCGGATCCGGATCTGGGCCGTCGCCAACGGCCGGCTGCGCACCTGGGAGTCGAGGCGGATCACGGACGGCCGCCGGGTGCGGTTCGAGCAGATCCGGCCCTCCGCCCCGGTGGCCGCGCTGGGCGGCGAGTGGTCCGTGGAGGAGCGGGGCAGCGGCCGGTGCGCCGTGGTCCTCGACCACCACTACCGCGCCGTCGACGACGACCCGGTGCAACTCGACCTGATCGCCCGGGCGGTGGAACACAACAGCGTCTCGGAACTCGCCCACCTCAAGCGCGCCGCCGAACGAGGCGAGAGCGAGAAGGAGTTGCTCCTCGACTTCGAGGACACCGAGATCATCGCCGGTTCGCTGGAGGACACCTACGACTTCCTCTACGACGTGGGGAAATGGCCCGAGCGGGTGCCCCACGTCGCCCGTATCGAGCTGCGCGAGGACACCCCGGGACTCCAGCACATGGAGATGGACACGATCTCACCGGACGGCTCGCTGCACACCACGGTGTCCGGCCGGGTGTGTGACCCCTCGCGACGGATCGTCTACAAGCAGACGAAGCTGCCGCCCGTGCTCCAGGCGCACAACGGCGAGTGGACGTTCGAGTCCACCCAGGACGGTTCCGTCCGGGTCACGTCCCGGCACCAGGTGATCCTGGACCCGGACGGGATCGCCGCGCTGCCCGAGCCGCCCGCGTCGCTCGACGCGGCCAAGGCCGCCGTCCGGCACGCCCTGGGCTCCAACAGCCGGGCCACCCTGGCCAGGGCGCGCCAGTTCGTCGAATCACGCTGA
- a CDS encoding acyl-CoA dehydrogenase family protein, which translates to MSAVGGGATATAGLLDRVRAFADAEITPRSDYFDSLPEAPTVATARLHEAGLANWWIPSRYGGIGADLEESVDIVSELAYGDAGFAFGSFLSILGTTMLRLCGEEPLARTHLEALAAGGGSCGILASEEQAGSELGRIAARFTHDGDQVVISGDKYFATNADAADLLLAVARDADDDADFRVVLVPRDTPGVEIVKRWDMVGMRGSATYQARLRDCAVPAAHVLRGNGLRNLEIGLNASRILIAATAIGLARRVRDLSMEYAAVKQVKGSALTGNAVFAGKLGQIEMLIDVMRNQCRAAAAEFDRYMAAPDPLPSLYRTGTLRSALAAKMYCGQAGWQVATIGSEMFGGLGYTHDHPIGKLVRDLRYVGLVEGGDDVVRDLLYSRFVVPAGKRR; encoded by the coding sequence GTGAGCGCGGTCGGCGGCGGAGCGACGGCGACGGCCGGCCTGCTGGACCGGGTGCGGGCCTTCGCCGACGCCGAGATCACGCCCAGGAGCGACTACTTCGACAGCCTGCCCGAGGCACCGACGGTCGCCACGGCCCGGCTGCACGAGGCGGGGCTGGCGAACTGGTGGATCCCGTCCCGGTACGGCGGCATCGGCGCGGACCTCGAGGAAAGCGTCGACATCGTCTCCGAACTCGCCTACGGCGACGCGGGATTCGCCTTCGGCTCCTTCCTGTCGATCCTGGGCACCACCATGCTCCGACTCTGCGGCGAGGAGCCCCTCGCCCGGACCCACCTGGAGGCCCTGGCCGCAGGCGGGGGAAGCTGCGGGATCCTCGCCAGCGAGGAGCAGGCCGGCAGCGAACTGGGGCGGATCGCGGCCCGCTTCACCCACGACGGCGACCAGGTCGTCATCAGCGGGGACAAGTACTTCGCCACCAACGCCGACGCCGCCGACCTGCTGCTGGCCGTCGCCAGGGACGCCGACGACGACGCCGACTTCCGGGTGGTACTGGTGCCCCGCGACACCCCCGGGGTGGAGATCGTCAAACGCTGGGACATGGTCGGCATGCGCGGCTCCGCCACCTACCAGGCGCGGTTGCGTGACTGCGCGGTTCCGGCGGCTCATGTGCTGCGCGGCAACGGACTACGGAATCTGGAGATCGGCCTCAACGCCAGCCGCATCCTGATCGCCGCGACGGCGATCGGTCTGGCACGCCGGGTGCGGGATCTGTCGATGGAGTACGCGGCGGTGAAACAGGTGAAGGGATCGGCGCTGACCGGCAACGCCGTCTTCGCCGGCAAGCTCGGGCAGATCGAGATGCTGATCGACGTCATGCGCAACCAGTGCCGGGCGGCCGCCGCCGAGTTCGACCGGTACATGGCGGCGCCCGATCCGCTGCCGTCCCTCTACCGGACCGGCACCCTGCGCTCCGCGCTGGCCGCGAAGATGTACTGCGGCCAGGCGGGCTGGCAGGTGGCGACCATCGGTTCGGAGATGTTCGGGGGGCTCGGCTACACCCACGACCACCCGATCGGCAAACTCGTGCGCGACCTGCGGTACGTAGGGCTGGTGGAGGGCGGCGACGACGTCGTCCGCGACCTCCTCTACTCCCGCTTCGTGGTGCCGGCCGGCAAACGCCGCTGA
- a CDS encoding acyl carrier protein codes for MAELTIDELKEFLLRTLGEDETVDLSGDILDTGLAELGFDSLAVIATTSSLEQHFRIKVPEEAYSDIKTPGDFLTVFNQQLTAPA; via the coding sequence ATGGCGGAGCTGACCATCGACGAGCTCAAGGAATTCCTGCTGCGCACGCTGGGAGAGGACGAGACGGTGGACCTGTCCGGGGACATCCTGGACACCGGTCTCGCCGAGCTGGGCTTCGACTCCCTCGCCGTCATCGCGACCACGAGCAGCCTGGAGCAGCACTTCAGGATCAAGGTGCCGGAGGAGGCCTACTCGGACATCAAGACCCCCGGGGACTTCCTCACCGTCTTCAACCAGCAGCTGACCGCTCCCGCGTGA
- a CDS encoding type I polyketide synthase, translating into MARASTPPTPEREAIAIVSMGCRYPGGVRSPEDLWELVAAGGDVITEFPANRGWDLDRLHDPAPDGVGRSATRHGGFLHDADLFDAKFFGISPREAAGMDPQQRVLLEVAWETFERAGLDRAALAGSNTGVFVGAMAQEYGPRLHEDGKGTGGYRLTGSTVSVLSGRLAYYFGTRGPAVTVDTACSSSLVALHLAAQSLREGECDLALAGGVAVMSTPGLFVDFSRQGGLAPDGRCKPFSDDADGTAWSEGAGLLLLERASDAIARGHRIHALIRGSAVNQDGASNGLTAPSRSAQENVITLALARAGLSSRDVDAVEAHGTGTELGDPIEASALAATYGRSRTPGRPLWLGSLKSNLGHAQAAAGVGGVIKMVQAMRAGVLPRSLRSDRPSRHVDWRRSGLALLAEARTWPREGRPLRAGVSSFGISGTNAHLLLEEAAPQPETARDGGAAGPYVWPLSGPTADSLRLQASALSDFLAAAPEARPEDVAHVLRSRTGFAHRGAVVAGTRTDLLAGLSDLASGKAAPAVPGRYRSPTVLRAAAAQGAAGPVFVFPGQGSQWRGMGLLLLEESSTFRTHMDACAEALAPYCDWRLADALRGESLDRVDVVQPALFAVMVSLARMWESAGVRPGAVVGHSQGEIAAAHVAGVLTLADACRVVALRSKALHTVSGSGGMVSVPLDAESTGRLLDAVGGTDGGVGIAAFNGPRATVVAGPTGALDEVLAACERQGVDAKRIAVDYASHTAAMEVLREPLVKDLADVVPRPSSVPVHSTLTGEIADTAVMDASYWYENLRNPVRFRTAVQRLIDRRHRVFVEVSPHPVLGMAVQEILDDVGVPGTVLGSVRRDSGGLEQFTVSAAAARTAGVTVDLAPLQPPGRPTELPTFAFDRSRYWITAPDAVGAPDTDRPAAGLTTRRVELPSGQEVFTARIDTDGHPWLTDHAVRGTVLVPATVTLSLVADAGRAAGVGTIEELTLEGPLPVPDRGAIEIRLLLEPADASGHRALEVHARQPGAADWDRHASGTLTAAPEESGAAGGTPDAAASGVWPPAGATEVGTRDAYARLAVRGYGYGPAFGGLGRAWEKDGEILAEVTLPAGVPIDSSGTAHPALLDTALHAALLRTGDELLVPFTWRGVSLRPARTRTLRVRSRVEADRITLECADEQGRPVATVASLTLRPSRPAPGAEGQTFALTWERTETGDTPAPLSWASLAAPALGAPRDVPDLASLPRSVPDVVAALIGADAPDADAPGRGGPSLPEEADRLAGEAMDLLQGWLAEPRLSSARLVILTRRALAVTGREAVPGLASAAVTGLVRAAQAEHPGAFQLIDIDDDPASLASLPAAFADGGPELAVRSGTIHRPRLRVPDDDGLLPEPAGPGAWRLDVTSRGTLDNLALVPHPEAEEPLGPRQVRIRVRAAGLNFRDIAVGLALVAGERTMGSEGAGLVTEVGADVTGTAVGDRVFGVFERSLGPVAVADERMVAPVPAGWTLAQAASVPIVYITAYQCLAEIAALRPGESVLVHTATGGVGLAAIQLARHFGAEVFATAGPAKHDLLRARGLDRDHIASSRSLDFEDAFRTATGGRGVDVVLNSLSGKAIDASLRLLAPGGRFVEMGKTDIRDVASTEAAHPDVTYRAYNILGIEPDRIGEVLAELISLFERGALHHLPIRAWDVHQGRTPLRLLSRARQRGKLVLTMPRAFDPDRPALVTGGADGLGAVLARHLVTTHRARRLLLLSRRGPQAPGAAALRDELTALGAEVTVLACDVTDRAALARVVTDRPPGSVFHTAGVLSDGLLTRLTPARLRAVMRPKAHAAWHLHELTRDLDLSAFVLFSSTAGVIGGPGQANYAAANTFLDSLAQHRRSAGLEATSLAWGLWQERTGMTAHLSPADLAALAAGGVAPLATDHALRLLDEAMASSRALLVPLRPALTGLRPESRADLLFGDPRTPGAVPAAPVRDRPAAAPVAAKAPEHSAEALVRMVCAQAAEVIGYTDTVTVSPTDSFKELGFDSLLSVDLRNRLNAATGLRLPAEAVLKHPTPRALVAFIMAGLEER; encoded by the coding sequence ATGGCCCGCGCCTCAACACCTCCGACACCGGAACGGGAGGCGATCGCGATCGTCTCCATGGGCTGCCGCTACCCCGGTGGCGTCCGGTCCCCGGAGGACCTCTGGGAGCTGGTCGCCGCCGGCGGTGACGTGATCACCGAGTTCCCCGCCAACCGCGGCTGGGACCTGGACCGGCTCCACGACCCGGCACCGGACGGCGTCGGCCGGTCCGCCACCCGTCACGGCGGTTTCCTGCACGACGCCGACCTGTTCGACGCGAAGTTCTTCGGCATCTCCCCGCGCGAGGCGGCCGGGATGGACCCGCAGCAGCGGGTGCTCCTGGAAGTGGCCTGGGAGACCTTCGAGCGGGCCGGCCTCGACCGGGCGGCCCTGGCCGGCAGCAACACCGGTGTGTTCGTCGGGGCGATGGCCCAGGAGTACGGCCCGCGCCTGCACGAGGACGGCAAGGGCACCGGCGGCTACCGCCTCACCGGCAGCACCGTCAGCGTGTTGTCCGGTCGTCTCGCCTACTACTTCGGTACGCGGGGTCCTGCCGTCACCGTCGACACCGCCTGCTCGTCCTCCCTGGTCGCCCTCCACCTCGCCGCGCAGTCCCTGCGCGAGGGCGAATGCGACCTGGCCCTGGCGGGCGGAGTGGCGGTGATGTCCACCCCGGGCCTGTTCGTGGACTTCAGCAGGCAGGGCGGCCTGGCCCCCGACGGCCGCTGCAAGCCGTTCTCGGACGACGCCGACGGGACCGCGTGGTCCGAAGGCGCCGGACTCCTCCTCCTGGAACGCGCGTCGGACGCGATCGCCCGGGGCCACCGGATCCACGCCCTGATCCGGGGCAGCGCCGTCAACCAGGACGGCGCCAGCAACGGCCTGACCGCGCCCAGCAGATCGGCCCAGGAGAACGTCATCACCCTCGCGCTCGCGCGGGCCGGACTCAGCTCCCGGGACGTGGACGCCGTGGAGGCGCACGGCACCGGAACGGAACTGGGCGATCCCATCGAGGCAAGCGCCCTCGCCGCCACCTACGGCCGGAGCCGTACCCCGGGACGCCCGCTGTGGCTCGGCTCGCTGAAGTCGAATCTGGGGCATGCCCAGGCCGCGGCCGGAGTCGGCGGCGTGATCAAGATGGTGCAGGCCATGCGGGCCGGCGTGCTGCCGCGGTCGCTGCGTTCCGACCGGCCCAGCCGGCACGTGGACTGGCGCCGCAGCGGGCTCGCCCTGCTGGCCGAGGCGCGCACGTGGCCCAGGGAGGGCCGGCCCCTGCGGGCCGGGGTCTCCTCGTTCGGGATCAGCGGCACCAACGCGCACCTGCTGCTGGAGGAGGCCGCGCCACAGCCCGAAACCGCGCGGGACGGCGGTGCGGCGGGGCCGTACGTATGGCCCCTTTCCGGGCCGACCGCGGACTCCCTGCGGCTCCAGGCCTCCGCACTCTCGGACTTCCTCGCCGCGGCTCCGGAGGCCAGGCCCGAGGACGTCGCGCACGTCCTGCGCTCCCGGACCGGCTTCGCCCATCGGGGGGCGGTGGTCGCCGGGACCAGGACGGACCTGCTGGCCGGGCTGTCCGACCTCGCGTCCGGGAAGGCGGCGCCGGCGGTTCCCGGCCGGTACCGGTCTCCGACCGTTCTGCGCGCCGCGGCCGCGCAGGGCGCCGCCGGTCCCGTGTTCGTCTTTCCCGGCCAGGGGTCGCAGTGGCGCGGGATGGGGCTGCTGCTCCTGGAGGAGTCCAGCACCTTCCGTACCCATATGGATGCCTGCGCCGAGGCCTTGGCCCCTTACTGCGACTGGCGGTTGGCCGACGCGCTGCGCGGAGAGTCCCTCGACCGCGTGGACGTGGTGCAGCCCGCCCTGTTCGCGGTGATGGTGTCCCTCGCGCGGATGTGGGAGTCCGCGGGTGTACGGCCGGGCGCGGTCGTCGGCCACTCGCAGGGCGAGATAGCCGCCGCGCACGTGGCCGGCGTCCTCACCCTCGCCGACGCCTGCCGGGTGGTCGCCCTGCGCAGCAAGGCCCTGCACACGGTGTCGGGGAGCGGGGGCATGGTCTCCGTACCGCTGGACGCCGAGTCGACGGGGAGGCTCCTCGACGCGGTGGGTGGTACCGACGGTGGTGTGGGCATCGCCGCCTTCAACGGCCCCCGGGCAACCGTGGTGGCCGGCCCCACCGGGGCACTGGACGAGGTCCTCGCCGCCTGCGAGCGGCAGGGCGTGGACGCCAAGCGGATCGCGGTCGACTACGCCTCGCACACCGCCGCCATGGAGGTCCTGCGGGAACCGCTCGTCAAGGACCTGGCGGACGTGGTGCCGAGGCCGTCCTCGGTCCCCGTCCACTCGACGCTGACCGGCGAGATCGCCGACACCGCCGTCATGGACGCCTCGTACTGGTACGAGAACCTCCGCAACCCGGTGCGGTTCCGGACGGCGGTACAACGGCTGATCGACCGCAGGCACCGCGTGTTCGTCGAGGTCAGCCCGCATCCGGTGCTCGGCATGGCGGTGCAGGAGATCCTGGACGACGTCGGTGTGCCAGGCACCGTCCTCGGATCCGTCCGCCGGGACAGCGGGGGCTTGGAGCAGTTCACCGTCTCGGCCGCCGCCGCGCGGACGGCCGGGGTGACGGTCGACCTCGCCCCGTTGCAGCCCCCGGGGCGGCCGACGGAGCTGCCGACCTTCGCCTTCGACCGCAGCCGCTACTGGATCACCGCTCCGGACGCGGTCGGTGCCCCCGACACCGACCGCCCGGCCGCGGGTCTCACCACCCGTCGCGTCGAACTGCCCTCCGGTCAGGAGGTGTTCACGGCGCGCATCGACACCGACGGGCATCCCTGGCTGACCGATCACGCCGTACGGGGAACCGTGCTGGTGCCCGCGACCGTGACCCTCTCCCTGGTCGCCGACGCCGGCCGCGCGGCCGGCGTCGGGACGATCGAGGAACTCACCCTGGAAGGACCGCTGCCGGTCCCGGACCGCGGAGCGATCGAGATCCGGCTCCTTCTGGAGCCGGCCGACGCCTCGGGACACAGGGCACTGGAGGTGCACGCCCGGCAGCCGGGCGCCGCGGACTGGGACCGGCACGCCTCCGGCACCCTGACGGCCGCGCCCGAGGAGTCCGGGGCGGCCGGCGGCACCCCGGACGCCGCGGCGTCCGGAGTCTGGCCGCCGGCCGGCGCGACCGAGGTCGGCACGCGGGACGCCTACGCCCGGCTCGCCGTCCGGGGGTACGGCTACGGACCCGCGTTCGGCGGGCTGGGGCGCGCGTGGGAGAAGGACGGCGAGATCCTCGCCGAGGTGACGCTGCCGGCCGGCGTCCCGATCGACTCCTCCGGCACCGCCCATCCGGCGCTGCTCGACACGGCGCTGCACGCCGCCCTGCTGCGGACCGGCGACGAACTGCTCGTCCCGTTCACCTGGCGCGGTGTCAGCCTGCGGCCCGCGCGGACGAGGACCCTCCGGGTCCGCTCACGTGTCGAGGCCGACCGGATCACGCTGGAGTGCGCGGACGAACAGGGACGGCCCGTCGCGACGGTCGCGTCGCTGACCCTGCGCCCGTCGCGCCCCGCTCCCGGCGCCGAAGGGCAGACCTTCGCGCTGACCTGGGAACGCACGGAGACCGGGGACACCCCCGCGCCCCTGTCGTGGGCGAGCCTGGCCGCACCGGCGCTCGGGGCGCCGCGCGACGTCCCCGACCTCGCGTCGCTCCCGCGGTCCGTCCCGGACGTCGTCGCGGCGCTCATCGGTGCCGACGCCCCCGACGCCGACGCTCCGGGCCGGGGCGGCCCGAGCCTGCCCGAGGAGGCGGACCGGTTGGCCGGTGAGGCCATGGACCTCCTCCAGGGCTGGCTGGCCGAACCACGCCTGTCCTCGGCGCGGCTGGTGATCCTGACCCGCCGGGCGCTGGCCGTGACCGGCCGGGAGGCGGTTCCCGGTCTCGCGTCCGCCGCGGTCACCGGCCTCGTGCGGGCGGCCCAGGCGGAGCACCCGGGCGCGTTCCAGCTGATCGACATCGACGACGATCCGGCCTCACTCGCGTCGCTGCCCGCGGCCTTCGCCGACGGCGGACCCGAACTCGCCGTCCGCTCGGGCACGATCCACCGGCCCCGCCTGCGGGTGCCCGACGACGACGGTCTGCTTCCCGAACCGGCGGGCCCCGGCGCCTGGCGTCTCGACGTGACGAGCCGGGGCACGCTGGACAACCTCGCGCTGGTGCCCCACCCGGAGGCGGAAGAGCCTCTCGGTCCGCGCCAGGTCCGTATCAGGGTCCGGGCGGCCGGCCTCAACTTCCGCGACATCGCGGTGGGGCTCGCCCTGGTGGCTGGCGAGAGGACGATGGGCAGTGAGGGCGCCGGGCTGGTGACCGAGGTCGGCGCCGACGTCACGGGGACGGCGGTGGGAGACCGGGTCTTCGGTGTGTTCGAGCGATCCCTCGGACCCGTCGCCGTCGCCGACGAACGGATGGTCGCGCCCGTACCGGCCGGGTGGACTCTCGCCCAGGCCGCGAGTGTCCCCATCGTGTACATCACCGCCTACCAGTGCCTGGCCGAGATCGCCGCCCTCCGCCCCGGCGAGTCGGTGCTCGTCCACACCGCGACCGGGGGTGTCGGGCTCGCGGCGATCCAGCTGGCCCGCCACTTCGGCGCGGAGGTGTTCGCCACGGCCGGCCCCGCCAAGCACGACCTGCTGCGTGCCCGTGGACTGGACCGGGATCACATCGCCTCCTCGCGTTCGCTCGACTTCGAGGACGCCTTCCGTACGGCCACCGGGGGCCGCGGCGTCGACGTGGTGCTCAACTCGCTGTCCGGGAAGGCCATCGACGCCTCCCTGCGGCTGCTGGCCCCGGGAGGCCGGTTCGTCGAGATGGGCAAGACCGACATCCGTGACGTCGCGTCGACCGAGGCGGCCCATCCGGACGTCACCTACCGCGCCTACAACATCCTGGGGATCGAGCCCGACCGGATCGGCGAGGTGCTGGCCGAGCTGATCTCCCTCTTCGAGCGTGGTGCGCTCCACCACCTGCCGATCCGCGCCTGGGACGTCCACCAGGGCCGTACACCGCTGCGACTCCTCAGCCGGGCCAGGCAGCGCGGAAAGCTCGTGCTGACGATGCCCCGCGCCTTCGACCCCGACCGCCCCGCACTCGTCACGGGCGGAGCCGACGGGCTCGGCGCGGTCCTGGCCCGCCATCTGGTGACCACCCACCGTGCCCGGCGGCTGCTGCTCCTGAGCCGGCGCGGCCCGCAGGCTCCCGGCGCGGCGGCGCTGCGGGACGAACTGACCGCCCTCGGCGCCGAGGTGACCGTCCTCGCCTGCGACGTCACCGACCGGGCGGCCCTGGCGCGGGTGGTGACGGACCGTCCGCCGGGCAGCGTCTTCCACACGGCGGGCGTGCTCAGCGACGGCCTGCTCACCCGGCTCACCCCCGCACGACTGCGCGCGGTGATGCGCCCCAAGGCCCACGCGGCCTGGCACCTGCACGAACTCACCCGCGACCTCGACCTCTCCGCGTTCGTTCTCTTCTCCTCCACGGCAGGGGTGATCGGCGGCCCCGGCCAGGCCAACTACGCGGCGGCCAACACCTTCCTCGACTCCCTCGCCCAGCACCGGCGGTCCGCGGGCCTGGAGGCGACCTCACTGGCCTGGGGCCTCTGGCAGGAGCGCACCGGCATGACCGCGCACCTGTCCCCGGCGGACCTCGCGGCCCTGGCCGCCGGGGGAGTCGCCCCCCTCGCGACGGACCACGCGCTCAGGCTCCTCGACGAGGCCATGGCGTCGTCCCGCGCGCTGCTCGTACCCCTGCGGCCCGCGCTCACCGGCCTGAGGCCGGAGAGCCGGGCGGACCTGCTGTTCGGGGATCCGCGAACCCCCGGCGCCGTACCCGCCGCACCCGTACGGGACCGGCCCGCGGCCGCCCCCGTGGCGGCGAAGGCTCCGGAACACTCGGCCGAGGCGCTCGTACGGATGGTCTGCGCGCAGGCCGCCGAAGTGATCGGCTACACCGACACCGTGACCGTGAGTCCGACGGACTCCTTCAAGGAACTCGGCTTCGACTCCCTGCTGAGCGTCGATCTGCGCAACCGGCTCAACGCCGCGACCGGTCTGAGGCTGCCGGCCGAGGCGGTCCTGAAGCACCCGACCCCCCGGGCTCTGGTCGCGTTCATCATGGCCGGCCTGGAGGAGCGATGA